A section of the Streptococcus oriscaviae genome encodes:
- the sdaAA gene encoding L-serine ammonia-lyase, iron-sulfur-dependent, subunit alpha, with protein sequence MFYTIEELVQQATERCGGNVAQLMIETEIELTGRSREEILTLMSRNLTVMKSSIVDGLSESKSVSGLTGGDAAKLDRYIATGKTLSDRTILSAARNAIAVNELNAKMGLVCATPTAGSAGCLPAVLGVASEKLQLTEQDQLDFLFAAGAFGLVIANNASISGAEGGCQAEVGSAAAMSAAALTLAAGGSPYQASQAICFVIKNMLGLICDPVAGLVEVPCVKRNAMGASYALVAADMALAGIESKIPVDEVINAMYQVGSSLPTAFRETAEGGLATTPTGRRLAQEIFGE encoded by the coding sequence ATGTTTTATACCATAGAAGAATTGGTCCAACAAGCCACCGAGCGTTGCGGTGGCAACGTTGCTCAGCTAATGATAGAAACCGAGATTGAATTAACCGGTCGTAGTCGCGAGGAAATCTTGACACTCATGTCAAGAAACTTGACAGTCATGAAATCCTCTATCGTAGATGGACTTTCTGAGAGCAAGTCTGTATCCGGACTAACTGGCGGTGATGCTGCTAAGTTAGACCGTTATATTGCCACTGGAAAAACCCTGTCCGATCGAACAATCTTGTCTGCCGCTCGCAATGCCATCGCTGTCAATGAACTCAATGCCAAGATGGGGCTTGTCTGTGCAACTCCAACCGCAGGATCCGCAGGCTGTTTGCCAGCTGTCTTAGGTGTTGCCAGTGAGAAGTTACAACTGACTGAACAAGATCAGCTTGATTTCCTCTTTGCTGCTGGTGCTTTTGGCTTAGTCATTGCCAACAACGCTTCTATCTCTGGTGCAGAAGGAGGATGTCAGGCCGAGGTTGGTTCTGCTGCAGCCATGTCCGCCGCCGCTTTGACTCTGGCAGCAGGCGGAAGTCCTTATCAGGCCAGCCAAGCAATCTGTTTCGTAATCAAAAATATGCTCGGTTTGATTTGCGACCCAGTTGCAGGGCTAGTCGAGGTTCCTTGCGTCAAACGCAATGCAATGGGAGCCAGTTATGCTCTTGTTGCAGCAGATATGGCTCTCGCAGGTATCGAGTCTAAAATCCCAGTTGACGAGGTTATCAACGCCATGTATCAGGTTGGCTCCAGCCTTCCAACCGCCTTTCGTGAAACAGCTGAGGGCGGTCTAGCAACAACCCCTACTGGTCGCCGGTTAGCCCAGGAAATCTTTGGAGAATAG
- a CDS encoding nuclear transport factor 2 family protein — protein sequence MSTNLEIFNAYNNALIAGDFAALFETMADDIIWHQPGNHSTSGAKIGKEVLGAHLATFAEKTNGTFKVVTNWVSDNDTLVAANVTFLGTRTDGEELNMNGIDLFRMEDGKIKEVWLFSADQTAEDAFWG from the coding sequence ATGTCAACAAACTTGGAAATTTTTAATGCCTATAACAATGCTCTCATCGCTGGTGATTTTGCAGCTCTTTTTGAAACTATGGCAGATGACATTATCTGGCATCAACCCGGAAATCATTCAACATCTGGTGCTAAAATTGGTAAAGAAGTACTCGGAGCACATCTAGCAACTTTCGCCGAAAAAACAAATGGAACTTTCAAAGTAGTGACAAACTGGGTGTCAGATAATGATACTCTTGTTGCCGCTAACGTAACATTCCTCGGTACTAGAACAGATGGTGAAGAACTAAACATGAATGGCATCGATCTTTTCCGTATGGAAGATGGCAAAATCAAGGAAGTTTGGCTCTTCTCAGCCGACCAAACCGCCGAAGATGCTTTCTGGGGATAA
- the sdaAB gene encoding L-serine ammonia-lyase, iron-sulfur-dependent subunit beta, translating to MKNLKFQSVFDIIGPVMIGPSSSHTAGAVRIGKIVSSIFGEKPTEVEFQLFNSFAKTYRGHGTDVALVAGILGMDTDDPRIPDSLELARQEGIKVYWRVNKDSNTPHPNTTRIIIKNDRKSISATGVSIGGGNIQVTELNGFSVNLNMNTPTIIIVHQDVPGMIAKVTDVLSKYNINIAQMNVTREKAGEKAIMIIEVDARQCENSIAEIEKIPHLHNVNFFN from the coding sequence ATGAAAAATTTAAAATTTCAATCGGTCTTTGATATTATTGGGCCTGTTATGATTGGACCTTCCTCTAGCCACACAGCTGGAGCAGTTCGCATCGGAAAAATTGTATCATCTATCTTCGGCGAAAAACCAACCGAAGTGGAATTTCAACTCTTCAATTCCTTTGCCAAAACCTACCGAGGGCACGGAACAGACGTTGCCCTCGTTGCTGGCATTTTGGGCATGGACACAGATGACCCGCGTATCCCTGACTCACTTGAACTCGCTCGGCAGGAAGGAATTAAGGTTTACTGGCGTGTCAACAAAGACAGCAATACACCGCATCCAAATACGACACGGATTATCATCAAAAACGACCGCAAGTCTATTTCTGCAACAGGTGTGTCCATCGGTGGCGGAAATATCCAGGTTACTGAACTGAATGGATTCTCTGTCAACCTCAACATGAATACCCCAACCATCATCATCGTCCATCAGGATGTTCCTGGAATGATTGCTAAAGTAACCGATGTCCTATCCAAGTACAACATCAATATTGCTCAGATGAACGTCACCCGTGAAAAAGCCGGTGAAAAAGCCATCATGATTATCGAAGTTGACGCCCGTCAGTGTGAAAATTCAATCGCCGAGATTGAGAAAATCCCGCACTTGCACAATGTCAACTTCTTCAACTAG
- a CDS encoding NUDIX hydrolase, whose protein sequence is MPVKLIAHVLLTVADSHLMIQRSQIKRGEPNVFPQHWDIPGGRVEENELPRDAAVRECYEETGILIAKENLTIIHEDSQFDEEKQTVFTRLVYEVTLPEQPKTIFLDPEEHTDFLWLTYNNENKSNLVPYLEEILEKRRMNGFQNQS, encoded by the coding sequence ATGCCTGTTAAATTGATTGCCCATGTCTTGCTGACTGTTGCAGACAGTCACTTGATGATTCAGCGTTCGCAGATTAAGCGTGGAGAGCCGAATGTATTTCCGCAGCATTGGGATATTCCAGGGGGGCGTGTTGAGGAGAATGAATTGCCTCGTGATGCTGCTGTTCGAGAATGCTATGAAGAAACAGGCATTTTGATAGCTAAGGAAAATCTGACCATTATCCATGAAGATAGTCAGTTTGATGAAGAGAAACAGACGGTGTTTACAAGGCTGGTCTATGAAGTAACACTTCCTGAACAGCCGAAAACAATCTTTCTTGACCCAGAAGAGCATACTGACTTTCTATGGTTAACCTATAACAATGAAAACAAGAGCAACTTAGTTCCATATCTAGAAGAGATTTTAGAAAAGAGAAGGATGAATGGATTTCAGAACCAAAGTTGA
- a CDS encoding response regulator transcription factor translates to MTRILIAEDDLEIAYLERDYLEMQGYQVDVLHDGGLVESQLQKEDYQLLILDVMLPNKTGYDICRDVRDQVDFPILMVTSKQETMDVVRGLGLGADDYISKPFDPMELVARVKAHLSRYQRFHKPVNKEELTVGNLTIYLENWKVEKDGKEIKLPNREFELLVYLAKHPNRVFSKEHLFEAIWGYDYVGDSATVTVHVNRLRDKLGADLIETVWGAGYRLTV, encoded by the coding sequence ATGACACGGATACTTATTGCAGAAGATGATTTGGAAATTGCTTACTTGGAGCGTGATTATTTGGAAATGCAGGGCTATCAGGTAGATGTCCTCCATGACGGTGGCTTGGTAGAAAGTCAGCTTCAAAAGGAGGATTATCAGCTCCTCATTCTGGATGTCATGCTGCCTAATAAAACAGGCTACGATATTTGCCGCGATGTGCGCGATCAGGTGGATTTTCCAATCCTTATGGTCACCTCCAAGCAGGAAACGATGGATGTGGTACGAGGACTCGGTTTGGGTGCAGATGACTATATCAGCAAGCCGTTTGACCCGATGGAGCTGGTGGCGCGTGTTAAAGCGCATCTATCTCGCTACCAACGTTTTCACAAGCCGGTGAACAAGGAAGAGCTGACGGTCGGAAATCTGACCATTTATCTGGAGAACTGGAAGGTCGAAAAGGATGGAAAAGAAATCAAACTTCCCAATCGCGAGTTTGAGCTTTTGGTCTACCTAGCCAAGCACCCCAACCGCGTCTTTTCAAAAGAACATCTTTTTGAAGCGATATGGGGATATGATTATGTGGGAGATAGTGCGACTGTTACAGTTCATGTCAATCGCCTTAGGGATAAACTGGGTGCAGACCTGATTGAAACGGTTTGGGGAGCAGGTTATCGTTTAACTGTTTAG
- a CDS encoding NUDIX hydrolase, with protein sequence MDFRTVVGNQIFGVRTTGLLVKNEKLFLVKAPEGNYYTLGGAIQLDETTEEAVQREMREEIGIDVEVGPLAFIVENQFTLQEKSYHQIEFLYIVTPLSNPATNLEEGNSVRQCEWVAFADLEKLDLNPAFLKTELANWDGQLKHFMNKDN encoded by the coding sequence ATGGACTTTCGTACAGTGGTCGGCAATCAAATTTTCGGTGTTCGTACGACGGGATTGTTAGTAAAAAATGAGAAACTGTTTCTTGTAAAAGCACCGGAGGGGAACTACTACACCTTGGGCGGAGCCATTCAGCTTGATGAAACGACTGAGGAAGCTGTGCAACGGGAAATGCGAGAAGAAATCGGAATTGATGTGGAGGTTGGACCACTAGCATTTATCGTTGAAAATCAGTTCACCTTGCAGGAGAAATCCTATCATCAGATTGAATTTCTCTATATAGTTACCCCACTGTCTAATCCAGCTACCAATCTGGAAGAAGGGAATTCTGTTCGCCAGTGTGAATGGGTTGCTTTTGCGGACTTAGAGAAACTGGATCTCAACCCAGCCTTTCTTAAGACCGAGCTAGCCAACTGGGACGGACAGCTAAAGCATTTTATGAACAAAGACAACTAA
- a CDS encoding winged helix-turn-helix transcriptional regulator, producing the protein MKKVSEYGICPFATTQKVLTGKWGLVIIHQLSTGTKRFNELQRLIPGITQTMLTRHLRQLEEDRIISRTVYAEVPPRVEYSLTEMGEKFRLVLDAVEAWGLEYIETLA; encoded by the coding sequence TTGAAAAAAGTTAGTGAATATGGTATTTGTCCTTTTGCAACAACGCAAAAAGTCTTGACTGGTAAGTGGGGATTGGTGATTATCCACCAACTCAGTACAGGAACGAAACGTTTCAATGAACTACAGCGACTGATTCCAGGTATTACTCAAACCATGTTAACAAGGCACCTTAGACAATTGGAGGAGGATCGCATTATTAGTCGCACGGTCTATGCAGAAGTCCCCCCTCGTGTAGAGTACAGCTTGACTGAAATGGGTGAAAAATTTCGTTTGGTGCTGGATGCTGTTGAGGCTTGGGGCTTAGAATATATTGAAACGTTAGCGTAA
- the mnmA gene encoding tRNA 2-thiouridine(34) synthase MnmA: protein MSIDNSKTRVVVGMSGGVDSSVTALLLKEQGYDVIGIFMKNWDDTDENGFCTATEDYKDVAAVADQIGIPYYSVNFEKEYWDRVFEYFLAEYRAGRTPNPDVMCNKEIKFKAFLDYAMNLGADYVATGHYAQVSRDEDGTVHMLRGADNGKDQTYFLSQLSQEQLQKTMFPLGHLQKSQVREIAERAGLATAKKKDSTGICFIGEKNFKEFLGQYLPAQPGRMMTVDGRDMGEHTGLMYYTIGQRGGLGIGGQIGGDNEPWFVVGKDLSKNILYVGQGFYHESLMSTSLQASQVHFTRDMPEEFTLECTAKFRYRQPDSQVTVKVRGDKAEVIFAEPQRAITPGQAVVFYDGQECLGGGMIDMAYKDGEACQYI from the coding sequence ATGTCAATTGACAACTCTAAAACTCGTGTCGTTGTCGGTATGAGTGGCGGTGTGGATTCATCGGTTACGGCTCTCTTGCTCAAGGAGCAGGGCTACGATGTGATCGGCATCTTCATGAAAAACTGGGACGACACGGACGAAAATGGCTTCTGTACAGCAACAGAAGACTACAAAGATGTGGCTGCGGTAGCAGACCAAATCGGAATTCCTTACTACTCTGTCAACTTTGAAAAAGAGTATTGGGATCGGGTCTTTGAATACTTCCTAGCAGAGTATCGGGCAGGTCGCACACCCAATCCAGATGTCATGTGTAACAAGGAAATCAAGTTCAAGGCTTTCTTGGATTACGCTATGAACTTGGGTGCGGACTATGTGGCGACAGGTCACTACGCTCAGGTATCACGCGACGAGGACGGCACCGTCCATATGTTACGTGGGGCAGACAATGGCAAGGACCAGACCTACTTCCTCAGTCAACTCTCACAGGAACAGCTGCAGAAAACCATGTTTCCACTCGGCCATTTACAAAAGTCTCAGGTGAGGGAAATAGCAGAGCGAGCAGGCTTGGCGACAGCTAAGAAGAAAGACTCGACAGGTATCTGCTTTATCGGTGAAAAGAACTTCAAAGAATTTTTAGGGCAGTATCTGCCAGCCCAGCCCGGTCGGATGATGACGGTTGACGGTCGTGACATGGGAGAGCATACAGGCCTTATGTACTATACTATCGGCCAGCGGGGCGGGCTTGGTATCGGCGGACAAATAGGTGGGGATAATGAGCCTTGGTTTGTTGTCGGAAAAGACCTGTCGAAAAATATCCTCTATGTCGGTCAAGGCTTCTATCATGAGTCCTTGATGTCAACTTCTTTACAGGCTAGTCAAGTGCACTTTACACGTGATATGCCTGAAGAATTCACACTTGAGTGTACAGCTAAGTTCCGCTACCGTCAACCAGATAGTCAAGTGACTGTCAAGGTGAGAGGTGACAAGGCAGAAGTCATCTTTGCAGAGCCACAACGGGCTATCACACCAGGACAAGCCGTTGTTTTCTACGACGGTCAAGAGTGTCTGGGAGGCGGCATGATTGATATGGCTTATAAAGATGGAGAGGCTTGTCAGTATATCTAG
- a CDS encoding HAMP domain-containing sensor histidine kinase, which produces MNLQKRIFRLNMSMLIISLVAMLGISVYVVNNLYLHRSSQMTSSQKTAASQTSVEQFSGTDFAGLANQLAANGAQLYISHNGQTVYSTLQEDVEDVTNVSVSQTTHISYVEDEIVISREMEADGKSYRIYALIEDTEDQQEINEFQSFLLQIAVIGGVSILLIVGINFIFTKRILKVILLPLDELHRGVERIQDGNYQTPIHYQGDREFEDLTQGFNQMQKSLLETKEQNERYEQNRTQMVADISHDLRTPLTSIKGYAKGILDGVANTEEKKKQYLSIIYQKSQVMEKLLEKLFVFSQLETDKLPFDCRNVELRTVLQEYVAEKEAELADEKIRFEVNLPEELPTSVDLVQFRRILDNLVDNARKYANVEQLVLTIEGWTRDNQVIWTFADNGHGVEADKLPALFDEFYRVDQARQQVDGHGLGLSIIKNIMTRLGGSVEVANQGGLRFTFFLPRKDAR; this is translated from the coding sequence ATGAACTTACAAAAACGCATTTTTCGACTCAACATGTCTATGTTGATTATTTCTTTGGTAGCCATGTTGGGAATCAGTGTCTATGTTGTCAACAACCTTTACCTGCATCGCAGCAGCCAAATGACGTCCAGTCAAAAAACAGCGGCAAGTCAGACCAGTGTGGAACAATTTTCTGGCACAGATTTTGCTGGGTTGGCCAATCAGTTAGCGGCAAATGGAGCCCAGCTCTACATTTCTCACAATGGACAGACAGTCTACTCAACCCTCCAAGAGGATGTGGAGGATGTGACCAATGTTTCCGTTTCGCAGACGACCCATATTTCCTATGTGGAAGATGAGATTGTCATCAGTCGTGAAATGGAAGCAGATGGAAAGTCGTATCGAATCTACGCTTTGATCGAGGATACGGAAGATCAGCAGGAGATAAATGAGTTTCAATCCTTCCTTCTTCAAATCGCTGTAATCGGCGGTGTCAGCATTTTGCTGATTGTTGGCATCAATTTTATCTTTACTAAGCGAATTCTCAAGGTTATCCTGCTCCCCTTGGATGAATTGCATCGAGGAGTTGAGCGAATCCAAGATGGGAACTACCAGACCCCAATCCACTATCAGGGAGATAGGGAGTTTGAGGATTTAACTCAGGGCTTCAATCAAATGCAGAAGAGCCTATTGGAAACGAAAGAGCAAAATGAGCGTTATGAGCAGAATCGGACTCAGATGGTAGCTGACATTTCCCATGATTTGCGGACTCCGCTAACCTCTATCAAAGGCTATGCTAAGGGAATTTTAGATGGCGTGGCCAATACAGAGGAGAAGAAAAAGCAATACTTGTCCATTATCTACCAAAAGTCGCAGGTTATGGAAAAGTTATTGGAAAAACTCTTTGTTTTTTCTCAGCTGGAAACGGACAAACTGCCTTTTGACTGTCGGAATGTGGAATTGAGAACAGTTTTGCAAGAATATGTTGCAGAAAAAGAGGCGGAGCTGGCTGATGAAAAAATTCGTTTTGAGGTCAATCTGCCTGAAGAACTTCCAACCAGTGTTGATTTGGTTCAATTTCGCAGAATATTGGATAACTTGGTGGACAATGCCCGCAAATACGCCAATGTGGAACAGTTGGTTCTGACTATTGAAGGATGGACAAGGGATAATCAGGTTATCTGGACTTTTGCCGACAATGGACATGGAGTAGAGGCGGATAAGTTGCCTGCCTTGTTTGATGAATTTTACCGAGTGGATCAGGCGCGGCAACAGGTTGACGGCCACGGACTGGGTTTGTCTATTATCAAAAATATCATGACCCGTCTGGGCGGTAGTGTAGAAGTTGCAAACCAAGGCGGTCTACGCTTTACCTTTTTCCTGCCTAGAAAGGATGCAAGATGA
- a CDS encoding DUF3642 domain-containing protein — MENNHKQEIIDVQDGTGKKEGFWQKIKSKINGMSKTQVILAAVAIVLVSNIAIMGASALMDRHDDLDDRLEQQLGYDVDDDDQVVVSQNNTSNSSTTTTANQTATAASQAAAAYGIALVETSELDGTYTATIFNETYTLTVKGNQATLQELEADGEQDIEQVIFDLDKKIAYVDGEAETYTFDGKTLVLTEVDNDLFDKDTITFTKQ, encoded by the coding sequence ATGGAAAACAATCACAAACAAGAAATTATTGATGTGCAAGACGGAACTGGAAAAAAAGAAGGTTTTTGGCAAAAGATCAAAAGCAAGATCAATGGTATGAGTAAGACTCAAGTTATCTTGGCAGCGGTTGCTATCGTTCTTGTTTCCAATATCGCTATTATGGGGGCTAGCGCCTTGATGGATCGTCATGATGATTTGGATGACCGTTTGGAGCAGCAACTTGGATACGACGTTGATGATGATGATCAAGTCGTGGTTTCCCAAAACAATACAAGCAATTCAAGCACAACGACGACTGCTAATCAGACAGCCACTGCGGCGAGCCAAGCGGCAGCAGCATACGGCATTGCCTTGGTGGAAACGTCTGAACTGGATGGTACTTATACCGCAACCATTTTCAACGAAACCTATACCTTGACTGTCAAGGGAAATCAAGCAACCTTGCAAGAGTTAGAGGCAGATGGAGAACAAGACATTGAGCAAGTTATCTTTGATTTGGATAAAAAAATTGCCTACGTTGATGGCGAGGCAGAAACCTATACGTTTGATGGCAAGACATTGGTATTGACAGAGGTTGACAACGATCTCTTCGATAAAGATACGATTACCTTTACAAAACAATAA
- the mnmG gene encoding tRNA uridine-5-carboxymethylaminomethyl(34) synthesis enzyme MnmG, producing MTHTFAENYDVIVIGAGHAGVEAGLATSRMGCKTLLATINLDMVAFMPCNPSIGGSAKGIVVREIDALGGEMGRNIDKTYIQMKMLNMGKGPAVRALRAQADKAEYAAEMKRTVERQENLTLRQTMIDEILVEDGKVIGVRTATNQKFSAKAVVVTTGTALRGEIIIGDLKYSSGPNNSLASITLADNLKELGLEIGRFKTGTPPRVNARTINYDETEIQPGDEKPNHFSFLSRDEDYLQDQIPCWLTYTNATSHEIINSNLHRAPMFSGIVKGIGPRYCPSIEDKIVRFADKERHQLFLEPEGRNTDEIYVQGLSTSLPEDVQKDLIHSIKGLENAQMMRTGYAIEYDMVMPHQLRATLETKKISGLFTAGQTNGTSGYEEAAGQGIIAGINAALKVQGKPELILKRSDGYIGVMIDDLVTKGTVEPYRLLTSRAEYRLILRHDNADMRLTEIGRQVGLVDDERWQVFQIHKNQFDNEMKRLESIKLKPVKETNEKVVAMGFKPLTDALTAKEFMRRPDVTYADVVAFVGPAAEELDAKTIELIETEVKYEGYIAKALEQVEKMKRMEEKRIPADIDWDDIDSIATEARQKFKLISPETIGQASRISGVNPADVSILMVYLEGRSRSISKNKEKGSL from the coding sequence ATGACACACACATTTGCAGAAAACTATGATGTCATCGTGATTGGTGCGGGGCATGCTGGTGTAGAAGCTGGTTTGGCAACCAGTCGCATGGGCTGTAAGACCTTGCTTGCGACCATTAACTTGGATATGGTGGCTTTTATGCCGTGCAACCCTTCCATCGGTGGCTCTGCTAAGGGGATTGTGGTACGAGAAATCGATGCCCTGGGTGGCGAAATGGGCCGCAATATTGACAAGACCTATATCCAGATGAAAATGCTCAATATGGGCAAAGGTCCAGCTGTTCGTGCCTTGCGGGCTCAGGCGGATAAAGCAGAGTATGCAGCGGAGATGAAACGGACGGTGGAGCGTCAGGAAAATCTGACCCTACGTCAAACGATGATTGATGAGATTTTGGTGGAGGATGGCAAGGTTATCGGTGTCCGCACGGCTACCAACCAGAAATTCTCAGCCAAGGCAGTTGTGGTGACGACGGGTACAGCCTTGCGTGGTGAGATTATCATCGGGGACCTCAAATATTCGTCAGGGCCTAACAACAGCTTAGCTTCCATCACGCTGGCAGATAATTTAAAAGAGCTAGGTCTAGAAATCGGTCGGTTTAAGACAGGAACGCCACCGCGTGTCAATGCTCGTACCATTAACTACGACGAAACCGAGATTCAACCAGGAGATGAAAAACCAAACCATTTTTCATTCTTGTCCAGGGATGAGGATTACTTGCAGGACCAGATTCCTTGCTGGCTGACCTATACCAATGCGACCAGCCATGAAATTATCAACAGCAACCTTCATCGGGCACCTATGTTTTCGGGCATTGTCAAAGGGATTGGTCCACGTTATTGTCCGTCTATTGAGGACAAGATTGTTCGTTTTGCGGATAAGGAACGCCACCAGCTTTTCCTAGAGCCAGAAGGCCGTAATACCGACGAAATCTATGTTCAAGGGTTGTCAACCAGTCTACCAGAAGATGTGCAGAAGGACTTGATTCACTCCATCAAAGGTTTGGAAAATGCTCAGATGATGCGGACAGGCTATGCTATTGAGTACGATATGGTCATGCCTCACCAGTTGCGGGCAACACTGGAAACCAAGAAGATTTCTGGGCTCTTTACAGCAGGTCAAACCAACGGAACGTCGGGTTATGAAGAAGCGGCTGGTCAGGGGATTATCGCTGGTATCAATGCGGCCCTCAAGGTGCAGGGCAAACCTGAGTTGATTTTGAAACGAAGCGACGGCTATATCGGGGTTATGATTGATGACTTGGTGACCAAGGGAACGGTGGAGCCTTACCGCCTCTTGACCAGTCGGGCAGAATACCGCTTGATTTTGCGTCATGACAACGCGGATATGCGTCTGACGGAAATCGGTCGTCAGGTGGGCTTGGTGGATGATGAACGCTGGCAGGTCTTCCAAATCCACAAAAACCAGTTTGACAATGAGATGAAACGCTTGGAGTCTATCAAACTCAAGCCAGTTAAGGAAACCAACGAAAAGGTTGTTGCCATGGGCTTTAAACCACTAACAGATGCTCTGACTGCCAAAGAGTTTATGCGTCGTCCAGATGTGACCTATGCGGATGTGGTAGCCTTCGTTGGTCCTGCGGCAGAGGAATTGGATGCTAAAACCATTGAATTGATTGAAACGGAAGTCAAGTACGAGGGGTACATTGCCAAGGCCTTGGAGCAGGTAGAGAAGATGAAGCGCATGGAAGAAAAGCGCATTCCAGCGGACATTGACTGGGATGACATTGACTCCATTGCGACCGAGGCGCGTCAGAAGTTCAAATTGATTTCTCCGGAAACCATTGGTCAGGCCAGTCGGATTTCAGGTGTCAATCCTGCTGATGTTTCGATCCTGATGGTGTATTTGGAAGGTCGGAGTCGGTCTATTTCCAAGAACAAAGAAAAGGGCAGTCTGTAA
- a CDS encoding RpiB/LacA/LacB family sugar-phosphate isomerase — MRVVVIQASTRTEINQLLFDTVCEVVDGHHDVVNLGVFPEEIENYTYVEVAVMVSLLIETNAADFIVTGCSSGQGMMMACNSLPGLRCGFVQTPQDAYLFGRINNGNVVSLPLGLNFGWSGELNLRYTLEKLFDGDFNTGYPVQDAERKKKEATELVQLHQLTTRSFLEILPHFDKHLLTKILSRKIFVDYIYQNGKNKLLLEKLTAYKV, encoded by the coding sequence ATGCGTGTTGTAGTTATTCAAGCTAGTACAAGAACTGAAATCAACCAGCTCTTGTTTGACACAGTTTGTGAGGTAGTGGATGGACACCATGATGTTGTTAATCTAGGCGTGTTTCCAGAAGAAATAGAAAACTACACCTATGTGGAAGTTGCTGTTATGGTTAGTCTGTTGATTGAAACAAATGCAGCTGACTTTATTGTAACGGGCTGTTCTTCTGGTCAAGGAATGATGATGGCTTGCAATAGTTTGCCAGGTTTACGTTGTGGATTTGTTCAAACGCCTCAGGATGCCTATCTATTTGGTCGGATTAACAACGGTAATGTAGTTTCTTTGCCACTAGGCTTAAATTTTGGTTGGTCTGGCGAGTTGAATTTGCGATATACCTTGGAAAAACTATTTGATGGAGACTTTAATACAGGCTATCCAGTTCAAGATGCTGAACGTAAAAAGAAAGAAGCAACTGAGTTAGTGCAACTTCATCAGTTGACAACACGCTCTTTTTTGGAAATTTTACCACACTTTGATAAACATCTATTGACTAAAATTTTAAGTCGAAAAATATTTGTTGACTACATTTATCAAAACGGGAAGAATAAGCTCCTTTTAGAAAAGTTAACAGCTTATAAGGTTTGA